The window AGGCATTTGCAACCGTAACACCTATAATATTTGCTATATCACACACACACAGTTCGTCATCTTGACATAAAGCATAGGTAATTTTTGCTCTATTTTCATCTGCAATAGCTTTTAACATTTGGGCAACACTAGAAATATCTACTGTCTGTAAATTACCTTGTATTCGATTGACCTTTTCTTCGTCATAACAATAAATTTCACAAGTATCTTTCTTAATCACATTCTCACCCCAATATCATTCAAGTGTTTATTTGAATATAGTATAACCATTT is drawn from Rossellomorea marisflavi and contains these coding sequences:
- a CDS encoding ArsR/SmtB family transcription factor, with the protein product MIKKDTCEIYCYDEEKVNRIQGNLQTVDISSVAQMLKAIADENRAKITYALCQDDELCVCDIANIIGVTVANASHHLRTLHKQGIVKFRKEGKLAFYSLDDEHIRQIMMIALAHKKEVKINV